A stretch of Paenibacillus peoriae DNA encodes these proteins:
- a CDS encoding ABC transporter permease has translation MRRLFAVCQKELQAYLWTPTTYFALAVYMLLTGLLFYTNFVMYQPSILDYRLVLGDTLSMLVFVVPLLTMRLVAEEFRQGTDELLLTSPVSVTEMIVGKFLASLGMLLILVLCSLAYPVVMSFYGSLDWTLVLTSVIGLFMLGAAMMAIGLFASTLSQHQMMSAVVSFIILLVFWMLDSFGGQTGASAAVQQWLEPFSLTARFDSFTKGLLNGADVMYYVTVAVLFLLFSIQVVERKRWR, from the coding sequence ATGAGGCGTTTGTTCGCGGTTTGTCAAAAAGAGCTGCAAGCCTATCTGTGGACACCAACGACCTATTTTGCGCTTGCAGTGTACATGCTGCTGACGGGGTTACTTTTTTATACCAATTTTGTTATGTATCAGCCAAGCATTCTGGACTATCGGCTGGTACTCGGTGACACCTTGTCCATGCTGGTGTTCGTCGTCCCATTGCTCACGATGAGGCTGGTTGCGGAGGAATTCAGGCAAGGTACGGATGAACTGCTGCTTACCTCACCTGTGAGTGTGACGGAAATGATCGTGGGTAAATTTTTAGCGTCGTTGGGCATGTTGCTCATATTAGTGCTGTGCAGTCTAGCGTATCCGGTCGTGATGTCCTTTTATGGGTCGCTGGATTGGACGCTGGTATTAACATCTGTGATCGGTCTGTTTATGCTTGGCGCAGCCATGATGGCGATCGGCTTATTCGCTTCGACGCTTTCACAGCATCAGATGATGTCAGCGGTCGTCAGTTTTATTATTTTACTTGTGTTCTGGATGCTGGATTCGTTTGGTGGACAGACGGGTGCATCTGCGGCGGTACAGCAATGGCTGGAACCTTTTTCACTAACCGCACGGTTTGACAGTTTCACCAAAGGATTGCTGAATGGAGCCGATGTGATGTACTACGTGACGGTGGCGGTACTCTTTTTGCTATTCAGCATCCAAGTGGTTGAACGGAAACGGTGGAGGTAA
- a CDS encoding ABC transporter ATP-binding protein, with protein sequence MLKVQQVSKWYEGNRGVHKLDFEMQRGEIVGFLGPNGAGKTTTMRMITGYLQPNEGVITIDGIPIQDKGRQARSKIGYLPETPPLYEDMSVRSYLKFVASIRDVPAREQKLRISEMISRLGLNGREKQLVRSLSKGYKQRLGLAGAIIHNPDLLVLDEPTSGLDPNQILEIRQLIQEIGENHTVLLSTHILPEVDALCNRVLIIHEGKLVMDGRPDTLGGSMEDGFKVKVEVKGKREQVMDVLRTWGKVEVESMATTLPSANTELSAAESDMTGLLLTGASGEDFREELFYVLSDAKLPILEMKKESLSLENIFQQLTTRETEEGQVDDPAVQDLHSSKNAAPTAITVEHGDAASGDDKAEEDKDTGGNRS encoded by the coding sequence GTGCTCAAAGTGCAGCAGGTAAGCAAGTGGTATGAAGGCAACCGGGGTGTACATAAGCTGGATTTTGAAATGCAGCGCGGTGAAATTGTTGGTTTCCTGGGGCCGAATGGTGCGGGTAAAACGACAACCATGCGCATGATTACAGGGTATCTTCAACCCAACGAGGGAGTGATTACGATTGATGGTATCCCGATTCAGGATAAGGGCAGACAAGCTCGTTCCAAAATCGGTTATCTGCCGGAGACGCCCCCTTTGTATGAGGATATGTCCGTAAGATCCTATTTAAAGTTTGTAGCTAGTATTCGTGACGTGCCTGCGAGAGAGCAGAAGCTGCGTATTTCGGAGATGATTTCCAGGCTAGGACTGAATGGGCGGGAAAAACAATTAGTCCGCAGTTTGTCCAAAGGGTATAAACAGCGCTTGGGACTGGCAGGTGCGATTATTCATAACCCGGATTTACTGGTGCTCGATGAACCGACCTCGGGTTTGGACCCCAATCAGATTTTGGAGATTCGTCAGCTCATTCAGGAGATTGGCGAAAATCATACGGTATTGCTTAGCACACATATATTGCCTGAGGTGGATGCGTTATGCAATCGTGTTCTCATCATTCATGAAGGGAAACTGGTCATGGATGGGCGCCCTGACACGCTCGGCGGTTCGATGGAAGATGGATTCAAGGTGAAGGTAGAGGTTAAAGGCAAGCGTGAGCAGGTGATGGATGTCCTTCGTACTTGGGGAAAAGTAGAGGTTGAATCTATGGCGACCACGCTGCCTTCAGCGAACACGGAGCTAAGTGCCGCAGAGTCAGATATGACTGGATTGCTACTCACAGGAGCCTCCGGTGAGGATTTTCGCGAAGAACTATTTTATGTGCTGTCTGATGCGAAGCTTCCGATTTTGGAGATGAAAAAAGAAAGCCTTAGCTTGGAAAATATCTTCCAGCAGTTAACGACACGCGAGACGGAAGAAGGTCAGGTCGACGATCCAGCAGTACAAGACCTACATTCCTCGAAGAATGCAGCCCCTACGGCTATCACGGTGGAGCATGGAGATGCTGCGTCCGGGGACGATAAGGCCGAAGAAGATAAGGATACAGGAGGTAATCGGTCATGA